A genomic window from Puniceicoccaceae bacterium includes:
- a CDS encoding succinylglutamate desuccinylase/aspartoacylase family protein encodes MPSHALNIAGEVVNPGESRDLRLQISETYFGEPVRVPLRVIRSIAPGPVVFVTAAIHGDEINGTGIIHDFLFGSPIELLRGSLILAPVVNVFGFEAHERYLPDRRDLNRSFPGSPNGSLASRVAHRLITEFADNCDFGIDLHTAAFHRTNYPNVRADLSRPDVKRLANAFGCALVIDGKGPVGSFRRECTKRDCPTIILEAGEPWKVEPGILQLGVQGIRNVLIRFGMLEGKAVEPPYQALIRKTTWVRAAVGGILKFHVSPGQFVEDGQPIATNYSILGQEQNVLHSKHDGIVIGMTTMPAIKPGEPICHIGLVPKRSLVRFRKKLEQGPRDPHLRVEQELATNVDVVDGESAGGA; translated from the coding sequence ATGCCCTCCCATGCCTTGAATATTGCGGGTGAGGTGGTCAACCCTGGCGAGAGCCGGGATCTCCGCCTGCAGATCTCAGAAACCTATTTTGGGGAACCTGTGCGAGTGCCGCTTCGGGTCATTCGCTCGATTGCCCCGGGGCCCGTTGTGTTTGTGACGGCAGCCATTCATGGTGATGAAATCAACGGAACCGGCATCATTCACGACTTTTTGTTCGGTTCGCCCATTGAATTGCTGCGCGGGAGTCTGATTCTGGCGCCTGTGGTCAATGTCTTTGGATTTGAAGCACATGAGCGCTACCTGCCGGACCGCCGGGATCTCAACCGCAGTTTTCCGGGTTCCCCCAACGGCAGCCTGGCCAGTCGGGTGGCCCACCGTCTGATCACGGAATTTGCGGACAACTGTGATTTTGGGATCGATCTGCACACAGCGGCCTTTCATCGCACCAACTACCCAAACGTACGTGCCGACCTCTCCCGCCCAGATGTGAAACGGCTCGCAAATGCGTTTGGCTGTGCCCTCGTGATCGATGGCAAAGGGCCGGTGGGTTCGTTTCGAAGGGAGTGCACCAAACGTGATTGCCCAACGATCATCCTCGAAGCGGGCGAACCCTGGAAAGTGGAACCGGGCATCCTGCAGCTGGGAGTGCAGGGCATCCGCAATGTGCTCATCCGCTTTGGCATGCTCGAAGGCAAGGCCGTCGAGCCACCGTATCAGGCACTGATTCGCAAAACCACCTGGGTGCGGGCTGCGGTAGGGGGCATACTCAAGTTTCATGTCAGCCCCGGTCAGTTTGTGGAAGACGGCCAACCCATCGCAACCAACTACAGCATTCTGGGGCAGGAGCAGAATGTGCTGCACTCAAAACACGACGGTATCGTGATTGGCATGACCACCATGCCTGCCATCAAGCCCGGCGAACCCATCTGTCACATCGGACTGGTACCCAAGCGCTCGCTCGTGCGTTTTCGAAAAAAACTGGAGCAGGGACCACGGGATCCACACCTGCGCGTCGAGCAGGAACTGGCGACCAACGTGGATGTGGTGGATGGTGAAAGCGCAGGTGGAGCTTGA
- the rimK gene encoding 30S ribosomal protein S6--L-glutamate ligase → MHIAILSRGPRLYSTVRLKQAAAERGHKVKVLDTLKFALYLEQGGPDLTYAGRRIRHYDAVIPRIGNSITSFGSSVVRQFEQMGSYCVNTASAILASRDKLAALQALSRHDLGIAHTAFVRSPKDILHAIHSMGGAPVVIKLLSGTQGIGVILAESNKVAEAIIETLSSVKQDVLVQNFVSESKGRDIRAFVIGDKVVAAMRRTAAGQEFRSNVHRGGTTQVVQLDPEYERTAVRAAQILNLNVAGVDMLEGKDGPVIMEVNSSPGLEGIEAATGMDIAGELIRFMEDQIQFGNFDVRERLTLTRGYTISEFTVQPHSDMVGRTISESGLRELDIVVLRIVRGGEQIANPRFDREIMAGDVLMCYGNMNALRAFLPEHAHSRRKKSRRKPNPKN, encoded by the coding sequence TTGCACATCGCCATTCTCTCCCGGGGACCACGGCTTTACTCCACGGTTCGGCTCAAGCAGGCTGCTGCTGAGCGTGGACACAAGGTCAAGGTGCTCGATACCTTGAAATTCGCGCTCTATCTGGAACAGGGTGGCCCCGACTTGACCTATGCTGGTCGGCGCATCCGGCACTACGATGCCGTGATCCCCCGGATCGGGAACTCCATCACTTCCTTTGGCAGTTCCGTTGTGCGGCAGTTCGAACAAATGGGATCTTACTGCGTGAACACAGCTTCGGCAATCCTGGCATCCCGGGACAAACTGGCGGCCCTGCAGGCACTCAGTCGTCACGACCTGGGCATTGCCCACACCGCTTTTGTTCGCTCCCCCAAAGACATCCTGCACGCCATCCATTCCATGGGAGGCGCACCGGTGGTGATCAAACTGTTGTCGGGCACACAGGGCATCGGTGTCATCCTCGCGGAGAGCAACAAGGTTGCAGAAGCGATCATCGAGACTCTCAGCAGTGTGAAGCAGGATGTGCTTGTGCAGAATTTTGTTTCAGAATCCAAGGGACGCGACATCCGTGCATTTGTGATCGGCGACAAGGTGGTGGCTGCCATGCGGCGCACTGCGGCGGGCCAGGAATTTCGCAGTAACGTGCACCGGGGTGGGACCACGCAGGTGGTTCAGCTCGACCCGGAATACGAACGAACCGCTGTGCGTGCGGCTCAGATTCTCAATCTCAACGTTGCGGGAGTGGACATGCTCGAAGGCAAGGATGGTCCAGTCATCATGGAGGTCAACTCCTCTCCCGGACTCGAGGGCATCGAAGCTGCCACTGGCATGGACATTGCCGGTGAGTTGATCCGTTTCATGGAGGACCAGATCCAGTTTGGCAATTTTGATGTGCGCGAGCGCCTCACCCTGACACGGGGTTATACCATCTCAGAGTTCACAGTGCAGCCCCATTCCGACATGGTCGGGCGCACCATTTCTGAAAGTGGATTGCGTGAGCTCGACATCGTGGTGCTTCGCATCGTTCGGGGCGGTGAGCAAATTGCCAATCCGCGCTTTGACCGTGAAATCATGGCTGGCGATGTGCTCATGTGTTATGGAAACATGAACGCGCTTCGTGCGTTCCTGCCCGAACACGCTCACAGCCGACGCAAAAAATCGAGACGTAAACCCAATCCCAAAAACTGA
- a CDS encoding RimK/LysX family protein, whose protein sequence is MSHPEPMLIGWKETVDLPDWGISHLVVKSDTGARRSSLDATEIRQIDDDHVEFNLMLHRRDRSRFLRVRAPITHIGHVKSSNGLKAERFFVSTHLRIGSHTFPVELSLSNRAGMTCRMLLGRRALEGRFWVDAASRYRVRDRLTTRIAAR, encoded by the coding sequence ATGTCACACCCAGAACCCATGCTCATCGGATGGAAAGAAACCGTCGACCTGCCGGATTGGGGAATCTCCCACCTGGTCGTCAAATCCGACACGGGTGCACGACGGTCCAGCCTCGATGCCACGGAAATCCGTCAGATTGATGATGATCATGTCGAGTTCAATCTCATGCTGCATCGGCGCGACCGCAGCCGGTTCCTTCGCGTACGCGCGCCGATCACCCACATCGGACACGTGAAATCGAGCAATGGATTGAAGGCTGAGCGATTTTTTGTCAGCACTCATCTGCGTATCGGTTCGCATACCTTTCCCGTCGAATTGAGTCTCAGCAATCGCGCTGGTATGACCTGCCGGATGCTGTTGGGTCGCCGGGCACTTGAGGGAAGATTCTGGGTGGACGCAGCGTCGCGCTATCGGGTGCGGGATCGATTGACCACACGCATCGCAGCTCGCTGA
- the moaA gene encoding GTP 3',8-cyclase MoaA codes for MNPKTTEPDTLPATAPHDQLGRTMRDLRISLIDQCNMRCRYCMPEERFGRNYPFLKQRELLSFDAILRIIRAAETLGVEKVRLTGGEPLLRRKLDILIARIAAETGVRDIALTTNGLLLADRVRDLKRAGLQRVNLSLDALDAATFSRMSGGYGDPKRVLAALDASIDAGVKVKINSVIRRNVNDDQILPLLKLAMQRGVEVRFIEYMDVGASNGWQRSQVFSESEILERITTEMGPVRALPCEWSAVARRYELESHANCRWGVIASITRPFCGGCVRARISADGKLYTCLFSDHGTDLRPSLAPDQAPDAVIDTLREVWLQRSDRYSEQRDAARTETTSPAHRVEMSYIGG; via the coding sequence GTGAATCCCAAAACCACAGAACCCGACACACTGCCTGCAACGGCTCCCCACGATCAGTTGGGGCGGACCATGCGGGATTTGCGCATTTCTCTGATCGACCAGTGCAACATGCGTTGTCGTTACTGTATGCCCGAAGAGCGCTTTGGCCGAAATTACCCGTTTCTGAAACAGCGCGAACTGCTCTCCTTTGATGCGATCCTTCGCATCATCCGTGCTGCAGAAACGCTTGGGGTGGAGAAGGTGCGACTCACCGGAGGCGAACCCCTGCTGCGCCGCAAGCTCGATATCCTGATCGCACGCATTGCTGCGGAAACGGGGGTCCGTGACATCGCCCTGACTACCAATGGACTGCTGCTTGCCGACCGGGTGCGTGACTTGAAGCGCGCGGGATTGCAACGCGTGAACCTGAGTCTGGATGCGCTTGATGCTGCCACATTTTCCCGCATGTCGGGAGGATATGGCGATCCGAAAAGGGTATTGGCCGCACTCGATGCAAGCATCGATGCCGGAGTGAAGGTGAAGATCAACAGCGTGATTCGACGAAACGTAAATGACGATCAGATCCTGCCCCTGCTGAAGCTTGCCATGCAGCGAGGCGTGGAAGTCCGCTTTATTGAATACATGGATGTGGGTGCGAGCAATGGGTGGCAGCGTTCTCAGGTTTTTTCCGAATCTGAAATCCTTGAACGCATTACCACAGAAATGGGACCGGTGCGTGCACTGCCATGCGAGTGGAGCGCTGTCGCGCGTAGGTATGAACTGGAATCCCATGCAAACTGTCGCTGGGGCGTGATTGCATCGATCACCCGCCCGTTTTGCGGGGGTTGTGTGCGGGCACGCATTTCGGCGGATGGCAAACTCTACACCTGCCTGTTCAGTGATCATGGAACTGATCTGCGTCCGAGTCTGGCACCCGATCAAGCACCGGATGCCGTAATCGACACATTGCGCGAAGTCTGGCTGCAACGCAGTGACCGCTATTCGGAACAACGCGACGCGGCTCGCACAGAAACAACCTCCCCGGCCCATCGCGTGGAAATGTCCTATATCGGCGGTTGA
- the moaC gene encoding cyclic pyranopterin monophosphate synthase MoaC, with amino-acid sequence MSQTPELTHLQPDGTPRMVDVGHKSTTHRSAVARGRIRLPENLDLQPLTGELVTAKGSVLHTAIIAGTQAVKRTADLIPFCHPLPVESIHFTHRFLENCELELTCEVSLTHKTGVEMEALTGVSVALLTVYDMCKSAGQDMVMHSIEILKKSGGKANIDKTR; translated from the coding sequence ATGAGCCAAACACCTGAATTAACCCATCTGCAGCCCGACGGAACTCCACGAATGGTCGATGTGGGGCACAAGAGCACGACCCATCGTTCCGCCGTGGCACGCGGACGCATCCGATTGCCCGAAAACCTGGATCTGCAACCTTTGACCGGCGAACTTGTCACCGCCAAGGGTTCCGTGCTGCACACTGCCATCATCGCGGGCACACAGGCCGTCAAGCGCACGGCGGACCTGATTCCATTTTGCCATCCACTACCGGTGGAGTCGATCCACTTCACACATCGCTTTCTGGAAAATTGTGAACTTGAGCTTACTTGTGAGGTGAGCCTGACACACAAGACCGGAGTGGAAATGGAGGCGCTAACCGGAGTGTCTGTCGCCTTGCTTACCGTGTATGACATGTGCAAGAGTGCCGGGCAGGACATGGTGATGCATTCCATTGAAATTCTGAAGAAGTCTGGAGGAAAGGCCAACATCGACAAGACCCGGTGA
- a CDS encoding molybdopterin molybdotransferase MoeA — translation MAEPERNISLVRARELIGKHVTTLGTEAVPLDRALGRVLATPVCADRDQPAFDRVTMDGIAIQYREGQQCWHVRGVQFAGETPLRLKDSGDCVQVMTGTQLPEGADTVIPIEWLQGKSSEFHLLPSSTVEFGQMVHRKGSDCRTGDPLIPEGTLLNAAAWSLCASVGATQLQVKRLPRIAFVSTGNELVDVSEIPGAQSIRRSNDRVVAAECAKAGLSLHACIHLPDDPGVIETTLHRLLGEVDWVVFSGGVSMGKADHIPDCVRHCGFEILFHKVRQKPGGPLLFAKHASGCGLLGLPGNPVSSLVCSRLYLRLIFQYQSGFPLGDSWVPLAEPGPDDSEKTRLLPVRMERSPQGDIRVRPVPTNTSGDMVSVIHSDGLLILPPVNERSSDPHPALEFLNWNT, via the coding sequence ATGGCTGAACCGGAACGCAACATTTCCCTCGTACGGGCACGGGAGTTGATAGGGAAGCATGTGACGACGCTGGGAACCGAAGCGGTCCCACTCGACCGGGCACTGGGTCGGGTTCTGGCCACACCAGTCTGCGCGGATCGCGACCAGCCTGCGTTTGATCGCGTCACCATGGACGGCATTGCCATTCAGTATCGGGAAGGGCAGCAATGCTGGCACGTTCGTGGGGTGCAGTTTGCGGGAGAGACACCGCTGCGCCTGAAAGATTCCGGTGACTGCGTGCAGGTCATGACGGGGACACAACTGCCTGAGGGGGCTGACACAGTCATCCCGATCGAGTGGCTGCAGGGCAAGTCATCCGAATTTCACCTCCTGCCCTCTTCAACAGTGGAATTTGGGCAAATGGTTCACCGAAAGGGCAGTGACTGTCGCACTGGCGACCCCTTGATTCCAGAAGGCACCCTGCTGAACGCAGCAGCATGGTCCCTCTGTGCGAGTGTCGGTGCCACTCAGTTGCAGGTGAAGCGGCTCCCCCGCATTGCCTTTGTCTCGACCGGAAATGAGTTGGTCGATGTGTCGGAGATCCCGGGAGCACAGTCGATTCGTCGCAGCAATGACCGTGTGGTCGCGGCTGAATGCGCAAAAGCGGGCCTGTCTCTGCACGCCTGCATTCACCTGCCCGACGACCCTGGTGTGATTGAGACGACGCTGCATCGCCTGTTGGGCGAAGTGGACTGGGTCGTGTTCTCGGGCGGGGTATCCATGGGCAAGGCTGACCACATTCCCGATTGCGTACGGCACTGCGGTTTTGAAATCCTGTTTCACAAGGTTCGACAAAAACCCGGAGGCCCCCTGCTCTTTGCAAAGCATGCGTCGGGGTGTGGTTTGTTGGGCTTGCCTGGCAATCCAGTCTCATCCCTTGTCTGCAGTCGCCTCTATCTACGCCTGATTTTCCAATATCAGTCGGGTTTCCCACTTGGGGACAGCTGGGTTCCCCTGGCGGAACCGGGTCCAGACGACTCCGAAAAAACCCGCCTGTTGCCAGTTCGCATGGAACGTTCGCCGCAGGGCGATATACGGGTTCGCCCCGTGCCGACCAATACTTCCGGAGACATGGTGAGCGTGATCCATTCCGATGGACTGCTCATCCTCCCCCCTGTAAATGAACGTTCATCGGACCCCCATCCTGCACTCGAATTCCTCAACTGGAATACTTGA
- the mog gene encoding molybdopterin adenylyltransferase, with the protein MNIGIINVSDRASAGVYEDIPGKIARGLLERYLCSPWQCIYAVVPDEQAQIEATLIKMVDDQGCSLILTTGGTGPAPRDVTPEATEAVCDKMMPGFGEAMRMESLKIVPTAILSRQTAGIRGRCLIVNLPGKPKAIEECLQVVFPAIPYAIKLIGGGSMEVNASVMQAFAPKPD; encoded by the coding sequence ATGAATATTGGCATCATCAACGTTTCCGACCGTGCGAGCGCCGGAGTCTATGAAGACATTCCCGGCAAAATTGCGCGCGGACTGCTTGAGCGCTACCTGTGTTCCCCGTGGCAGTGCATCTATGCCGTCGTGCCTGACGAACAGGCGCAGATCGAGGCCACTTTGATCAAAATGGTGGATGATCAGGGTTGCAGCCTGATCCTGACCACCGGAGGCACAGGCCCCGCGCCCCGTGATGTGACTCCTGAGGCGACTGAAGCGGTGTGTGACAAGATGATGCCGGGATTTGGTGAAGCCATGCGCATGGAGAGTCTCAAAATTGTTCCCACCGCCATTCTTTCCCGACAGACTGCGGGAATCCGTGGCCGCTGTCTGATTGTCAACCTTCCGGGCAAACCGAAAGCTATTGAAGAGTGCCTGCAGGTTGTATTTCCTGCCATACCCTACGCGATCAAACTGATCGGTGGCGGAAGCATGGAAGTGAATGCATCCGTGATGCAGGCCTTCGCTCCCAAACCAGACTGA
- a CDS encoding MoaD/ThiS family protein, translating to MKATLLAWAQAKTLVGFEQKAFEFDPAERVFDVIERVCGDASELQFCRVAVNQRIHDWDAPIGDAVEVALIPPVSGG from the coding sequence ATGAAAGCAACTCTACTCGCTTGGGCACAAGCAAAAACCCTCGTTGGGTTTGAACAGAAAGCCTTTGAATTTGACCCCGCCGAGCGCGTGTTCGACGTGATTGAACGCGTGTGCGGTGATGCGTCGGAACTGCAGTTCTGTCGGGTCGCAGTCAATCAACGCATCCACGATTGGGACGCTCCGATCGGGGATGCCGTTGAGGTGGCACTCATCCCCCCGGTGTCGGGCGGTTGA
- a CDS encoding molybdenum cofactor biosynthesis protein MoaE — protein sequence MIEIHLIEQAIESYESPATVEAVSGHGALVEFAGVIRPEEQGSQISGIRYEAYTAMAENVMRERLEVLQQKHGFLAAEVIHRIGSVDVGCQAIRVRIWSAHRKEAFAALIAFMDELKQEVPIWKVATY from the coding sequence ATGATAGAAATTCACCTCATCGAGCAAGCGATCGAAAGCTATGAAAGCCCGGCAACTGTCGAAGCAGTGTCCGGACATGGAGCATTGGTGGAGTTTGCGGGCGTGATTCGCCCGGAAGAACAGGGAAGCCAGATCTCCGGGATTCGCTACGAAGCCTATACTGCAATGGCGGAGAACGTCATGCGGGAGCGTCTGGAAGTTCTGCAACAGAAGCACGGATTTCTCGCTGCAGAGGTGATTCACCGCATCGGCTCGGTGGACGTGGGTTGCCAGGCGATTCGGGTGCGCATCTGGTCTGCCCATCGCAAGGAAGCCTTTGCCGCACTGATCGCGTTTATGGATGAGCTGAAACAGGAGGTACCGATCTGGAAGGTTGCAACTTATTAA
- a CDS encoding XdhC family protein translates to MKAIVHDPSELHAIAKRVLENPGQAVALVTLVRKTGSSYRQPGARMLVLRDGSTLGTISGGCLEQDLADLARGMQESGQRFAEHTIDTRPIFGCQGTITLWIECVEPEDPDWMACIQGILQSVEQRQPITLVTGGSDGQPGATRLLDQVRHPGHDEGVGFRQSLGLRKRIVLVGAHTDVSAVVNLSKSLSWQCIQVVPGAQRRGWIATGDPAVQVLHVEADSLLKHLQPDSATAVVIMTHHLGRDISYARAVLNAGFAYVGMLGSARRRAELFDHLMDLGDASLVLAADQLHCPIGLDIGSETREQIALSMIAEVQASFAKRNGGRLRDACQPIHP, encoded by the coding sequence ATGAAGGCCATCGTCCACGATCCGTCGGAATTGCATGCCATTGCTAAACGAGTGCTGGAAAATCCCGGCCAGGCGGTGGCATTGGTGACGCTGGTGCGCAAGACGGGTTCGAGCTATCGTCAGCCAGGCGCACGCATGCTTGTCCTGCGGGATGGTTCAACCCTGGGGACGATCAGTGGGGGCTGCCTGGAGCAGGATCTCGCCGATCTCGCTCGTGGGATGCAGGAGTCTGGTCAGCGCTTTGCCGAGCATACCATTGATACGCGGCCCATTTTTGGATGCCAGGGCACGATTACACTCTGGATCGAGTGTGTGGAGCCGGAGGACCCGGACTGGATGGCGTGCATACAGGGCATTCTACAGTCGGTGGAGCAACGCCAGCCCATCACACTGGTGACTGGTGGAAGTGATGGCCAGCCCGGTGCAACGCGTTTGCTGGATCAGGTTCGGCACCCAGGCCATGATGAAGGTGTCGGCTTTCGGCAAAGCCTGGGCCTGCGCAAGCGCATCGTGCTGGTCGGCGCGCACACCGATGTTTCCGCAGTTGTGAATCTTTCAAAATCCCTGTCATGGCAGTGCATTCAGGTGGTCCCCGGGGCGCAGCGAAGGGGATGGATTGCCACGGGGGATCCTGCTGTGCAAGTGCTTCACGTGGAGGCCGACAGTCTGTTAAAGCACCTCCAGCCCGACTCTGCCACCGCAGTCGTGATCATGACTCACCACTTGGGGCGGGATATCAGCTATGCACGGGCAGTGCTCAACGCGGGCTTTGCATACGTCGGCATGTTAGGCTCAGCCCGTCGGCGCGCGGAACTGTTCGATCATTTGATGGACCTCGGGGATGCTTCCCTGGTGCTTGCGGCAGATCAGCTGCACTGCCCCATCGGACTCGACATCGGATCGGAAACCCGCGAACAGATCGCGCTCAGCATGATCGCCGAGGTTCAGGCAAGCTTTGCCAAACGAAACGGAGGCAGGCTGAGGGATGCATGCCAACCGATTCACCCGTGA
- a CDS encoding acetylxylan esterase yields the protein MPAFDFPLETLKQYQGSNPRPSDFDAYWAQALQELHAVDARVELIPCETFRPRESQAFDLWFTGVGGARLHAKYLRPRSAKAAPAVLRFHGYSGSAGDWSDGLALSGEGLCVASLDCRGQGGCSEDPGGVRGMTLRGHIVRGLEDPDPRKLMYRSHFLDTVQLARVVAALPEVDETRMGVVGASQGGGLAVACAALEPRIRRAVVVHPFLSDYLRVWQMDLAKDAYEELRYFLRMRDPMHERVQEFFTRLGYIDVHHLADRVKARTTFLISLMDMICPPSTQFAVYNRLQCEKQCRIYPDYAHEYLPGLNDVVLKEMWGL from the coding sequence ATGCCAGCCTTTGATTTTCCGCTAGAAACGCTGAAGCAATACCAGGGAAGCAACCCGCGACCCTCAGATTTTGATGCCTACTGGGCACAGGCCCTGCAGGAATTGCACGCCGTGGACGCCCGGGTGGAACTGATTCCCTGCGAAACGTTCAGGCCGCGGGAATCGCAGGCCTTTGACCTGTGGTTCACTGGCGTAGGGGGTGCACGCCTTCATGCCAAATACCTGCGACCCCGCTCTGCAAAGGCCGCGCCAGCGGTGCTTCGCTTTCACGGATACTCCGGCTCCGCCGGAGATTGGTCGGATGGTCTCGCACTGAGTGGTGAAGGCCTGTGTGTGGCGTCGCTGGACTGTCGCGGACAGGGAGGGTGCTCCGAAGATCCGGGTGGAGTGCGAGGCATGACCCTGCGCGGGCACATCGTTCGTGGGTTGGAGGACCCTGACCCGCGCAAGCTGATGTATCGCTCGCATTTTCTCGACACCGTGCAGCTGGCAAGAGTGGTGGCGGCACTGCCCGAGGTGGATGAAACCCGAATGGGTGTGGTGGGAGCTTCGCAGGGTGGAGGACTGGCGGTGGCTTGCGCGGCTCTGGAGCCACGCATTCGGCGGGCGGTGGTGGTGCATCCCTTTTTGAGTGACTATCTGCGGGTCTGGCAGATGGATCTTGCAAAGGATGCCTACGAGGAGTTGCGGTATTTTCTGCGGATGCGGGACCCCATGCATGAACGGGTGCAGGAATTTTTCACGCGCTTGGGATACATTGATGTACACCATCTTGCGGATCGGGTAAAGGCGCGCACGACGTTTTTGATCAGCCTCATGGACATGATTTGTCCGCCCTCCACTCAGTTTGCGGTCTACAACCGTCTTCAATGCGAGAAGCAATGTCGAATCTACCCGGACTACGCGCACGAGTATTTGCCCGGACTTAACGATGTGGTGCTGAAGGAAATGTGGGGTCTGTGA
- a CDS encoding glycoside hydrolase family 9 protein — translation MQRIRMRALGAVFISLWLVLNLWAEPHAIRLNSLGYYPSAAKVATVAVGDAIEYSIVNVEDGETVFHGNLTPLGAEHPELSVADFTELVTEGNYQLRVGDHASGAFRIASDVYTDAFRTVVRAMYLWRCGTAVEGEHNGEVFQHAACHLEDGYMDYVTGKHEYRYSLGGWHDAGDYNKYVSNAGITVFSMLRAWEEFQEQVETVELNLPEKGGPIPELLAEVKWELDWVLTMQEPDGRVLHKLSTLRFGPFINPEDEKEPRYFTPWGSTSTANFVGMMAMAARIYEPYDARFAERCLVAALKSYDYLVQHPDYVPANMEGFHTGPYESPDADDRLWAAAELWVTTGQASILADVESRIRADAMQFDTDFDWGNLRNLGLIAYVFAERDGRNPELVEALQQDLIAAADRIVQTAQAHPYSRPLGDRYYWGCNGTVARQLHVLQSAMRVQAKAEYEHVSLDAIHHLFGRNVHGRSYVTGLGFRPPQHPHDRRIAEDGVDAPWPGYLVGGANPTAQDWLDEIGSYRTNEIAINWNGALIYALAAVLR, via the coding sequence ATGCAGAGAATCCGAATGCGCGCTCTGGGCGCGGTTTTCATTTCATTGTGGTTAGTCCTAAACCTTTGGGCGGAACCGCATGCCATTCGCCTCAATTCACTGGGATACTATCCCTCTGCGGCCAAAGTGGCCACCGTTGCAGTGGGTGACGCCATCGAATATTCGATTGTGAATGTGGAGGATGGGGAAACGGTCTTTCATGGAAATCTGACACCTTTGGGTGCGGAACATCCAGAACTCAGTGTGGCGGATTTCACTGAACTGGTGACAGAAGGAAACTATCAACTGAGGGTGGGTGACCACGCATCAGGGGCATTTCGAATTGCTTCAGATGTGTACACCGATGCCTTCCGGACCGTGGTGAGAGCCATGTATCTTTGGCGCTGTGGCACGGCTGTTGAAGGGGAGCACAATGGCGAAGTGTTCCAGCATGCAGCGTGTCACCTCGAAGATGGTTACATGGACTACGTGACAGGCAAACATGAATACCGTTACAGCCTTGGAGGGTGGCACGATGCGGGAGACTACAACAAATACGTTTCAAATGCGGGCATTACTGTGTTTTCGATGCTGCGCGCCTGGGAGGAGTTTCAGGAGCAGGTCGAGACCGTTGAGCTGAATCTCCCCGAGAAGGGTGGACCGATCCCGGAGTTGCTTGCGGAGGTAAAGTGGGAACTGGATTGGGTGCTCACCATGCAGGAACCGGATGGTCGTGTGCTGCACAAGCTGAGCACGTTGCGATTTGGTCCCTTCATCAACCCGGAGGACGAAAAGGAACCGCGTTATTTTACCCCGTGGGGGTCAACCTCCACCGCAAATTTTGTGGGCATGATGGCGATGGCTGCCAGAATCTATGAACCCTACGATGCACGGTTTGCGGAGCGTTGCCTGGTGGCGGCCCTCAAGAGCTACGACTATTTGGTCCAGCACCCGGACTACGTTCCAGCAAACATGGAAGGGTTTCACACGGGACCGTATGAGTCTCCGGACGCGGATGATCGCCTGTGGGCGGCGGCGGAGCTGTGGGTCACAACGGGGCAGGCATCAATTTTGGCGGATGTTGAATCCCGGATTCGTGCGGATGCGATGCAATTTGATACCGATTTTGACTGGGGCAATTTAAGGAATTTGGGGCTGATTGCCTATGTCTTTGCGGAGCGCGATGGACGGAACCCGGAACTGGTGGAGGCGCTGCAGCAGGATCTAATCGCAGCGGCTGACCGCATTGTGCAGACCGCTCAGGCACATCCGTACTCCAGGCCGTTGGGGGATCGCTACTACTGGGGCTGCAACGGCACTGTCGCGCGGCAGTTGCATGTGTTGCAGTCGGCGATGCGTGTGCAGGCCAAAGCGGAGTATGAGCACGTTTCCCTCGATGCGATCCATCACCTCTTTGGGCGCAATGTGCATGGGCGCTCCTATGTGACCGGGCTGGGATTTCGTCCGCCGCAGCATCCGCATGACCGCCGCATTGCGGAAGATGGAGTCGATGCACCCTGGCCGGGCTACCTCGTGGGAGGTGCGAATCCGACGGCGCAAGACTGGCTTGACGAGATCGGCAGTTACCGGACGAACGAGATTGCGATCAACTGGAATGGTGCGCTGATTTATGCTCTTGCTGCAGTGTTGCGTTGA